The Corynebacterium qintianiae genome has a window encoding:
- a CDS encoding META domain-containing protein — MNSNRKLSLALGAGVAIFLGTCSPVSNASASSSSTSIFGGLMNSQSPTPAIVPLPADAVPATGGVLARVMDTEWVPQPAHGKTRVSFAPQHGTEGFRVEGGPCNGYGTVIHPDADSGRYTTTPLPVTRMACDSFEYEGAITQALQDANAFYVAGDDTLYLAGNNGALKLVRAD, encoded by the coding sequence ATGAACAGCAACCGGAAACTTTCTTTGGCACTGGGTGCCGGTGTCGCCATCTTCCTCGGCACGTGCTCCCCCGTCAGCAACGCCTCCGCCAGCTCCAGCAGCACCAGCATTTTTGGAGGCTTAATGAACTCACAGTCCCCCACGCCTGCGATCGTTCCGCTGCCCGCGGACGCCGTTCCCGCCACCGGCGGGGTGCTCGCCCGGGTGATGGACACTGAGTGGGTCCCCCAGCCCGCACACGGCAAGACGCGGGTCAGCTTCGCACCGCAGCACGGAACGGAGGGATTCAGGGTCGAGGGCGGGCCGTGCAACGGCTACGGCACCGTCATCCACCCCGATGCAGATTCGGGCCGCTACACCACGACCCCGTTGCCCGTTACCCGAATGGCGTGCGACTCCTTCGAGTACGAGGGGGCCATCACGCAGGCTCTCCAGGACGCCAACGCCTTCTACGTTGCCGGCGACGACACCCTCTACCTCGCAGGCAACAACGGCGCGCTGAAACTGGTCCGCGCCGACTAG
- the smc gene encoding chromosome segregation protein SMC: MHLKSLTLKGFKSFASATTMKFEPGICAVVGPNGSGKSNVVDALSWVMGEQGAKNLRGGSMQDVIFAGAGDRKPLGRAEVTLTFDNSDKHLPIEYTEVAITRRMFRDGASEYEINGSKARLMDIQELLSDSGIGREMHIIVGQGKLAEILESRPEERRAFIEEAAGVLKHRRRKEKAQRKLTGMQANLDRLTDLTEELGKQLKPLARQAEAAQRAATVQATLRSARLTLAADQILTLRAKLSDASANAALVKEKVDTVTAALEAAVRQQEEIEERQREAEPAAEEAQQLWFALSTLAERVSATVRIATERAANTGGQVTYQGQDPDDLLARASIADEQYADALERAEEAAEKLESFREEIAQRQEVFDAVEREHLAQVRAIADRREGVVRLLAQEESQQAAVVAAQAEIARFAETLEETRGRARSADAEAAEIAQKVADMETGRKPLSDSHVRSAAESDAAEKRLDQLRAAQRERERAVFTLESRIATLSEQAPKKDAAAVLGDGFGPLAGLISADSGADKALAAALGPFAEAFVGQGDVTDALTQAERTIVIDRAGGSEWRLDSDAPVDWLLDHVRIDASVTGPVTRMLVDVALADTAAEARRIVANDPRLRAVTRSGVLVGEGWVAAGSGQTTTVEVNARIERASTELDRAREGLDELSGTLEGAKLAAEDARVAAAAAKAALREHDTHLEAWRRDLARLTQQRDAQKREHERAAQRATEADARLRQKQEDLAETRDRLSRVDADTAESAEPSTAERDRAQAALNQVKSMEMEATLASRTAQQSAEAAAGRGDALRRQAEHERAAKARFEAGVAKQKAQAELAASVAAHARNVAERVADALTRAASERDRLSGEVTALRAKAQQARQQVSATRQQLARLTDSAHSADIAREQAQVRIDEAEAKASESLGIAVSDLLAQYAPEGSFDRAAEQARLAQAEKDLRALGKVNPLALEEYKALEERYSFLSTQLDDVIQARKDLTGVINDVDDQILKLFTDAWADAEAEFPAVFHTLFPGGEARLVLTDPDDMLTTGIEIEARPPGKKVKRLSLLSGGEKSLTALAFLVAIFRARPSPFYVLDEVEAALDDVNLRRLIALLEELRRDSQLIVITHQKPTMDVANVLYGVTMRGDGVTRVISQRMNPSPAAS; this comes from the coding sequence ATGCACCTCAAATCGCTGACCCTCAAGGGCTTCAAGTCCTTCGCGTCGGCGACCACGATGAAATTCGAGCCCGGCATCTGCGCGGTGGTCGGGCCAAACGGATCGGGCAAGTCGAACGTGGTCGACGCCCTGTCGTGGGTGATGGGCGAGCAGGGTGCGAAGAACCTGCGCGGCGGTTCGATGCAGGACGTGATCTTCGCCGGCGCCGGCGACCGCAAGCCTTTGGGCCGCGCCGAGGTCACGCTGACCTTCGACAATTCCGACAAGCACCTGCCCATCGAGTACACCGAGGTGGCGATTACGCGCCGCATGTTCCGCGACGGTGCGTCCGAATACGAGATCAACGGTTCGAAGGCGCGCCTGATGGACATCCAGGAGCTCTTATCGGATTCCGGCATCGGTCGCGAAATGCATATCATCGTGGGCCAGGGAAAGCTTGCGGAGATCCTTGAGTCGCGTCCAGAGGAGCGCCGCGCGTTCATCGAGGAGGCGGCCGGCGTGCTCAAGCACCGCCGCCGCAAAGAGAAGGCGCAGCGCAAGCTCACGGGAATGCAGGCGAACCTCGACCGGCTCACCGACCTCACCGAGGAGCTGGGCAAGCAGCTCAAGCCGTTGGCACGGCAGGCGGAGGCGGCGCAGCGCGCGGCCACGGTTCAGGCCACGCTGCGCAGCGCGCGGCTGACGCTGGCGGCGGACCAGATCCTCACCCTCCGCGCAAAGCTTAGCGACGCCTCCGCCAACGCCGCCCTAGTCAAAGAGAAGGTCGACACCGTCACCGCAGCTCTCGAAGCAGCGGTAAGACAGCAGGAGGAGATCGAGGAACGCCAGCGCGAGGCCGAGCCCGCCGCGGAGGAAGCGCAGCAGCTCTGGTTCGCGTTGTCCACGCTCGCGGAACGGGTGAGTGCGACGGTGCGCATCGCCACCGAGCGTGCTGCCAACACAGGCGGGCAGGTCACCTACCAAGGGCAGGACCCGGACGACCTGCTGGCCCGCGCCAGCATCGCCGACGAGCAGTACGCCGACGCCCTCGAACGCGCCGAGGAAGCCGCGGAAAAGCTGGAGTCCTTCCGCGAGGAGATCGCGCAGCGCCAAGAAGTATTCGACGCCGTCGAGCGTGAGCACTTGGCGCAGGTCCGCGCCATCGCAGACCGGCGCGAGGGTGTAGTGCGTCTTCTTGCGCAGGAGGAAAGCCAGCAGGCGGCGGTTGTCGCGGCTCAAGCGGAGATCGCCCGGTTCGCGGAAACCCTGGAGGAAACCCGCGGACGCGCGCGGAGCGCGGATGCGGAGGCGGCCGAGATCGCCCAGAAAGTGGCCGACATGGAGACCGGCCGCAAGCCACTCAGCGACTCTCACGTGCGCTCGGCCGCCGAGTCCGACGCCGCTGAGAAGCGCCTCGACCAACTGCGTGCGGCCCAGCGCGAGCGCGAGCGTGCGGTATTCACGCTGGAATCGCGTATCGCCACTCTCTCCGAGCAGGCCCCGAAGAAGGACGCCGCCGCTGTACTGGGCGATGGGTTCGGCCCGCTGGCGGGACTAATTTCCGCAGATAGTGGCGCGGACAAGGCGCTGGCCGCGGCTCTCGGGCCGTTCGCCGAGGCGTTCGTCGGCCAGGGGGATGTCACGGACGCCCTCACCCAGGCCGAGCGGACCATTGTTATTGACCGCGCCGGCGGCAGCGAGTGGCGCCTAGACTCGGACGCGCCCGTCGATTGGTTGCTCGATCACGTGCGCATCGATGCGTCTGTCACAGGTCCCGTCACCCGCATGCTTGTCGACGTCGCCTTGGCCGACACCGCCGCGGAGGCCCGACGCATCGTCGCCAACGACCCACGCCTGCGGGCCGTCACACGCTCGGGAGTTCTCGTGGGGGAGGGCTGGGTCGCCGCCGGTTCCGGCCAGACCACAACCGTGGAGGTCAACGCCCGGATTGAGCGCGCGTCCACCGAACTGGACCGCGCGCGTGAAGGCCTAGACGAGCTATCCGGCACACTCGAGGGAGCAAAGCTCGCCGCTGAGGACGCCCGCGTCGCGGCTGCCGCGGCGAAAGCTGCGTTGCGCGAGCACGACACACACCTCGAGGCGTGGCGGCGCGACCTCGCGCGCCTCACACAACAGCGCGACGCCCAAAAACGGGAGCACGAGCGCGCCGCCCAGCGTGCTACCGAGGCGGACGCCCGGCTGCGCCAGAAGCAGGAGGACCTGGCGGAGACACGCGACAGACTCTCCCGCGTCGACGCGGACACCGCAGAGTCGGCCGAGCCGTCGACCGCCGAGCGCGACCGTGCACAGGCGGCCCTGAACCAGGTCAAGTCCATGGAAATGGAGGCCACGCTTGCGTCGCGCACGGCCCAGCAGTCGGCGGAGGCGGCGGCCGGCCGGGGAGACGCGCTGCGTCGCCAAGCAGAGCATGAGCGGGCGGCGAAGGCGCGGTTCGAGGCGGGCGTCGCCAAGCAGAAGGCCCAGGCGGAGCTGGCGGCGAGTGTCGCCGCGCACGCGCGCAACGTGGCCGAGCGGGTCGCTGACGCCCTCACCCGCGCGGCGTCTGAGCGCGACCGGCTCTCGGGCGAGGTCACGGCCCTGCGGGCGAAGGCGCAGCAGGCGCGCCAACAGGTGAGTGCCACGCGCCAGCAGCTGGCGCGGCTGACAGACAGCGCCCACAGCGCCGATATCGCTCGTGAACAGGCGCAGGTGCGCATCGACGAGGCCGAGGCCAAAGCCTCGGAGTCCCTCGGCATCGCCGTGAGCGACCTGCTCGCGCAGTACGCTCCGGAAGGGAGCTTCGACCGCGCTGCGGAGCAGGCGCGCCTCGCCCAGGCGGAAAAGGACCTGCGGGCGCTGGGCAAGGTCAATCCCCTCGCGCTCGAGGAGTACAAGGCACTGGAGGAGCGCTACTCCTTTTTAAGCACCCAGCTCGACGACGTGATCCAGGCGCGCAAGGACCTGACGGGCGTGATCAACGACGTAGACGATCAGATTCTGAAACTGTTCACCGACGCCTGGGCGGACGCGGAGGCGGAGTTCCCGGCGGTGTTCCACACGCTGTTTCCTGGCGGGGAGGCGAGGCTCGTGCTCACCGATCCCGATGACATGCTCACCACAGGCATCGAGATTGAGGCCCGCCCGCCGGGCAAGAAAGTCAAGCGGCTGTCGCTGCTCTCGGGCGGGGAGAAGTCGCTGACCGCCCTCGCATTTTTGGTGGCGATCTTCCGTGCCCGGCCCAGCCCGTTCTACGTGCTCGACGAGGTCGAGGCCGCGCTTGACGACGTCAACCTGCGCCGGCTCATCGCCCTGTTGGAGGAGTTGCGGCGGGACTCGCAGCTTATCGTAATCACCCACCAGAAGCCGACGATGGACGTGGCCAACGTGCTCTACGGGGTGACGATGCGTGGCGACGGGGTCACGCGGGTGATTTCCCAGCGGATGAACCCGTCTCCGGCAGCCTCCTAG
- a CDS encoding acylphosphatase, which translates to MPDTRLTAHVHGHVQGVGFRWWTRSRALELGLAGYAKNLDDGRVEVVAEGIRGNVDALLELLREQPTRSGRPGRVDTVVEQYSEPKDVKGFEER; encoded by the coding sequence ATGCCTGACACCAGGCTCACCGCGCACGTCCACGGCCACGTGCAGGGCGTGGGGTTCCGCTGGTGGACCCGGTCACGCGCCCTCGAGCTGGGACTCGCGGGCTACGCCAAAAACCTTGACGACGGCCGCGTCGAGGTGGTCGCCGAGGGCATTCGGGGGAACGTCGACGCTTTATTGGAACTGCTTCGTGAGCAACCCACTCGCTCCGGTCGACCCGGACGCGTGGACACCGTCGTGGAGCAGTATTCCGAACCAAAGGATGTGAAGGGGTTCGAGGAGCGCTAG
- a CDS encoding alanine/glycine:cation symporter family protein, translating to MEKAYEIVDGAINGFIWDIVPWFLIAAGIYFGLRTLFVQIRLLPDMFKAVAETPKGKDREGRDLDAEYGGISAFKAFTISAASRVGTGNIAGVALAISIGGPGAVFWMWIIALVGGATSFIESTLAQLWKTKDEEGNYHGGPAYYMTRGLGWKPVAAIFSVFLALTYGFVYNAIQTNSIVEAVGGSLGNDSNTLKGVVAVVIAALTAAIIFGGVTRIASATQVIVPFMAGAYILIGLAVVIINIGEVPRMISQIVGSALGFQQVAGATVGAAFAHGMRRGLFSNEAGMGSAPNAAATATVSHPVKQGLVQTLGVYFDTLLVCSITAFIVLLGPPVTYGLEDIQGASLTQSALADSVGSWGAHAITFILFFLAFSSVIGNYYLAQANVEYLTKSKTVMTVFRVLVLGFVFFGAFGSIPLVWALGDTMAGTLAIINIIAIVPLGGVAIKLLSNFNEQRRQGVDPVFHRDMLPELKNVEYWDGSDPVTRRSIEDRVTLADNDA from the coding sequence ATGGAAAAAGCATACGAGATCGTCGACGGGGCGATCAACGGGTTCATCTGGGACATCGTTCCCTGGTTCCTCATCGCGGCGGGCATTTATTTCGGCCTCCGCACGCTGTTCGTCCAAATCCGCCTCCTGCCGGACATGTTCAAGGCCGTCGCCGAAACACCGAAGGGCAAAGACCGGGAGGGCCGCGACCTCGATGCCGAGTACGGAGGCATTTCCGCGTTCAAGGCCTTCACCATCTCTGCGGCATCGCGCGTCGGCACCGGTAACATCGCCGGTGTTGCGCTCGCCATCTCAATCGGCGGGCCGGGTGCCGTGTTCTGGATGTGGATCATCGCCCTCGTCGGCGGCGCGACATCCTTCATCGAATCCACGCTCGCCCAGCTGTGGAAAACGAAGGACGAGGAAGGCAACTACCACGGCGGCCCGGCGTATTACATGACGCGCGGTCTGGGGTGGAAGCCCGTCGCTGCCATTTTTTCGGTGTTCCTCGCGCTCACCTACGGCTTCGTCTACAACGCGATCCAGACGAACTCGATCGTGGAAGCTGTCGGCGGCTCCCTGGGCAACGACAGCAACACGTTGAAAGGCGTTGTCGCCGTTGTGATCGCCGCGCTCACCGCCGCGATCATCTTCGGCGGTGTAACCCGCATTGCCTCCGCAACCCAGGTCATTGTGCCGTTCATGGCGGGTGCGTACATTCTTATCGGCCTCGCCGTCGTCATCATCAACATCGGGGAGGTCCCGCGGATGATCTCGCAGATCGTCGGCAGCGCCCTCGGATTCCAGCAGGTCGCCGGTGCGACCGTGGGGGCGGCGTTCGCACACGGAATGCGCCGCGGCCTGTTCTCCAACGAGGCCGGCATGGGCTCCGCCCCGAACGCCGCTGCGACGGCTACCGTGTCTCACCCGGTCAAACAGGGTCTCGTGCAGACCCTCGGCGTGTACTTCGACACCCTGCTGGTCTGCTCCATCACCGCGTTCATCGTTCTGCTCGGCCCCCCGGTCACCTACGGCTTGGAGGACATCCAAGGCGCCTCGCTGACACAGTCTGCCCTGGCAGACTCCGTCGGTTCATGGGGAGCGCACGCCATCACGTTCATCTTGTTCTTCCTGGCGTTCTCATCGGTCATCGGCAACTACTACCTCGCCCAGGCGAACGTGGAATACCTGACTAAGTCGAAGACCGTCATGACGGTGTTCCGCGTACTCGTTCTCGGCTTCGTGTTCTTCGGCGCCTTCGGTTCGATTCCGCTGGTGTGGGCGCTTGGCGACACCATGGCGGGCACCCTGGCCATCATTAACATCATCGCGATTGTTCCGCTCGGCGGCGTGGCCATCAAGCTGCTGAGCAACTTCAACGAGCAGCGCCGCCAGGGCGTTGATCCGGTATTCCACCGCGACATGCTCCCGGAGCTGAAGAATGTGGAGTACTGGGACGGTTCCGACCCGGTCACCCGCCGCAGCATTGAAGACCGGGTGACCCTGGCCGACAACGATGCCTGA
- the mutM gene encoding bifunctional DNA-formamidopyrimidine glycosylase/DNA-(apurinic or apyrimidinic site) lyase, whose translation MPELPEVEVVRRGLDTHLVGRTFTSVEVLHPRAVRGGSVELASVLPGLTVTGTGRRGKFMWLLLSDGAALMVHLRMSGQMLVGQPGSVSSPHLRIRATLGDLELAFVDQRTFGSWQHVGVGEDGVPDTIGHIAPDPFEGSFNMVERARLIRAKSSAVKTVLLNQAVVSGIGSIYADEALWAAGIKPTRRARSLRQSDAVRLLQESHDVMARALEQGGTSFDSLYVKVNGSSGYFSRSLNAYGRAGHPCLRCGEDLRKVVINGRSSTFCPGCQTL comes from the coding sequence GTGCCCGAGCTCCCCGAGGTCGAGGTTGTGCGCCGCGGCCTGGACACCCACCTGGTGGGACGCACTTTCACGTCGGTTGAGGTGCTGCACCCGCGTGCGGTGCGTGGCGGCAGCGTCGAGCTCGCTTCTGTTCTTCCTGGGTTGACCGTGACCGGCACGGGCCGGCGCGGCAAATTCATGTGGCTTCTGCTTAGCGACGGCGCCGCGCTCATGGTCCACCTGCGCATGAGCGGGCAGATGCTCGTCGGCCAGCCGGGCTCGGTGTCGAGCCCCCACCTGCGGATCAGAGCAACCCTCGGGGACCTCGAGCTGGCATTCGTGGACCAGCGCACTTTCGGGTCCTGGCAGCACGTCGGGGTAGGGGAGGACGGCGTGCCCGACACCATTGGCCACATCGCCCCCGACCCGTTCGAGGGCTCCTTCAATATGGTCGAGCGGGCGCGTCTCATTCGGGCCAAGAGCTCTGCGGTGAAAACCGTGCTACTCAATCAGGCGGTGGTCAGCGGTATTGGCTCAATTTACGCGGACGAGGCACTGTGGGCCGCAGGCATCAAGCCGACGCGCCGCGCGCGTTCCCTGCGGCAGTCCGACGCCGTACGCCTGCTCCAGGAGTCGCACGACGTCATGGCCCGCGCTCTCGAGCAGGGCGGGACGAGCTTCGACTCTCTCTACGTCAAAGTCAACGGGTCCAGCGGGTACTTCTCGCGCTCCCTGAACGCCTACGGGCGGGCAGGACATCCGTGCCTGCGTTGCGGCGAGGATCTGCGGAAAGTCGTGATTAACGGACGCTCGAGCACCTTTTGCCCTGGTTGCCAGACGCTTTAG
- the rnc gene encoding ribonuclease III, producing the protein MSRSRRKKITGEDAWDTAYTAVDHAPLMAALGVELDTDLLRLALTHRSFANEHGPLPNNERLEFLGDAVLGLSVANKLYEQFPSRPESDISKMRASIVSRYGLADVAREIGLGAHVLLGKGEEVTGGRDKDSILADTTEALFGAIYRQHGFEPARGVILRLFAEKLESATATGRHQDWKTALQERLAELKAPTAEYRATSVGPDHDQTFTADVFVGAHSRGRGVGPNKKLAEQEAAREAVAFLRDHPEAVAYTAESIVAPSPTEH; encoded by the coding sequence GTGAGCCGCTCCCGCCGCAAGAAAATTACAGGTGAGGACGCCTGGGATACGGCGTACACCGCTGTCGACCACGCCCCGCTTATGGCCGCGCTCGGTGTCGAGCTGGACACTGACTTGCTCCGTCTGGCACTGACTCACCGTTCCTTCGCCAACGAGCACGGTCCGCTGCCCAACAACGAGCGCCTCGAGTTTCTCGGCGATGCCGTGCTGGGCCTGTCTGTGGCCAACAAGCTCTACGAGCAGTTCCCCTCGCGCCCTGAGTCCGACATCTCGAAGATGCGGGCGTCGATCGTCTCGCGCTACGGGCTCGCCGACGTCGCCCGCGAGATCGGGTTGGGCGCCCATGTGCTTCTGGGCAAAGGTGAGGAGGTCACCGGCGGCCGCGACAAGGACTCCATCCTGGCGGACACCACCGAGGCCCTGTTCGGTGCGATCTACCGCCAGCACGGGTTCGAGCCCGCGCGCGGCGTGATTCTGCGGCTGTTCGCCGAGAAATTGGAAAGCGCCACCGCGACGGGCCGCCACCAGGATTGGAAGACCGCGTTGCAGGAGCGTTTGGCCGAGCTCAAGGCCCCGACCGCGGAGTACCGCGCCACCTCCGTAGGCCCGGATCACGACCAGACTTTCACCGCCGACGTGTTTGTCGGCGCGCACTCCCGCGGCCGCGGGGTCGGTCCGAACAAAAAGCTCGCGGAGCAGGAGGCCGCACGGGAGGCTGTCGCTTTCCTGCGCGACCACCCCGAGGCCGTCGCTTACACCGCCGAGTCGATTGTCGCGCCCTCGCCGACGGAGCATTAG
- a CDS encoding YceD family protein, with translation MANPFVVNVSEAVHGDGLPVTTTQTGPSPSRIGPEMIALPEGAEVTVEATITPLGSGVLVDATANGTLRGECVRCLATLTPEFSATVSQVFSADDDFIVGAELDDEDRGSGDEIMAVVDDMVDLEQAFVDEMGMTLPFNPVCEPECADADEVPAPDGVSGEEDRVDPRWAGLEKFL, from the coding sequence ATGGCTAATCCTTTTGTTGTCAACGTCTCCGAGGCTGTCCACGGTGACGGCCTTCCGGTGACCACCACCCAGACGGGGCCTTCGCCCTCGCGCATCGGGCCGGAAATGATCGCGCTGCCTGAGGGTGCGGAGGTCACCGTCGAGGCCACCATCACCCCGCTAGGATCGGGAGTGCTTGTCGACGCCACCGCGAACGGAACCCTCAGAGGCGAGTGCGTCCGCTGCCTGGCGACGTTGACCCCGGAGTTCTCCGCGACCGTCAGCCAGGTGTTTTCCGCTGACGATGATTTCATCGTAGGTGCCGAACTGGACGACGAAGACAGGGGCTCAGGCGACGAGATCATGGCAGTCGTGGACGACATGGTCGATCTCGAGCAGGCCTTTGTGGACGAGATGGGCATGACGCTGCCGTTCAACCCGGTGTGTGAGCCCGAGTGCGCCGACGCTGACGAGGTACCGGCCCCGGACGGTGTCTCCGGTGAGGAGGACCGGGTCGATCCCCGCTGGGCAGGGCTGGAGAAGTTCCTGTGA
- a CDS encoding DivIVA domain-containing protein, producing the protein MYRVFEALDELVHIVEQAYGVPMTSNCMVPRNEVLALLDDIRNAYPDEIDDAQDVLDNQDEILRGAQERADVIVGDAEDDAQRIMSDVHTRTEDMLSDAQARATLLVANAEEDAEMTIGRAREEADAAVTGAQREAERLIQNGNQEYQRSVEQGLAEQERLISESEVMRRADEEAHRLVEQAHSESSRLRAECDSYVDSKLAEFEESLSSVLRTVSSDRSALRRGAGASGVNAGERYDRAPRGERVDRGERRERVRRPRTENPAADADY; encoded by the coding sequence ATGTACCGCGTATTCGAAGCCCTCGATGAACTCGTCCACATTGTGGAGCAGGCCTACGGCGTGCCGATGACCTCCAACTGCATGGTGCCCCGAAACGAAGTGCTCGCTCTTCTCGACGACATCCGCAACGCATACCCCGATGAGATCGACGACGCCCAAGACGTGCTGGACAACCAGGACGAAATCCTCCGCGGAGCGCAGGAGCGCGCCGACGTCATTGTGGGCGACGCGGAGGATGACGCGCAGCGCATCATGTCCGACGTGCACACGCGCACCGAAGACATGCTTTCCGACGCTCAGGCCCGCGCGACCCTCCTCGTGGCCAACGCCGAGGAAGACGCCGAAATGACCATCGGCCGCGCCCGCGAGGAAGCCGATGCAGCCGTCACCGGCGCGCAGCGTGAGGCGGAGCGTCTCATCCAGAACGGCAACCAGGAGTACCAGCGCTCCGTGGAGCAGGGCCTGGCGGAGCAGGAGCGACTCATCTCCGAGTCCGAGGTCATGCGACGCGCCGACGAGGAGGCCCACCGTCTAGTCGAGCAGGCGCACTCCGAGTCCTCCCGCCTGCGCGCGGAGTGCGACAGCTACGTCGATTCCAAGCTGGCGGAGTTCGAGGAGTCCCTCTCGTCGGTCCTACGCACTGTGTCCTCGGACCGCTCGGCCCTGCGCCGTGGTGCCGGTGCATCCGGTGTCAACGCAGGCGAGCGCTACGATCGCGCCCCGCGCGGTGAGCGCGTCGACAGGGGTGAGCGTCGAGAGCGCGTTCGTCGCCCCCGCACTGAAAACCCCGCCGCGGACGCCGATTACTAG
- the gdhA gene encoding NADP-specific glutamate dehydrogenase, translated as MTNIEQEVASYYDKLLKRNAGEPEFHQAVAEVLDSLKIVLEKDNYYADYGLIERLCEPERQIIFRVPWTDDNNQVRVNRGFRVQFNSALGPYKGGLRFHPSVNLGIIKFLGFEQIFKNSLTGLPIGGGKGGSDFDPKGKSEGEVMRFCQSFMTELWRHIGEYRDVPAGDIGVGGREIGFLFGQYRRLANQHESGVLTGKGLTWGGSLVRTEATGYGCVYFTDEMMKARGESLDGAKVIVSGSGNVAIYAIEKAQELGATVVGFSDSSGWVETPNGVDVELLKDVKENRRERVSAYVDETQGASFHDAGSIWDLSADVALPCATQNELGGEHAKKLVANGVKYVAEGANMPSTPEAVEVFRENKVSFGPGKAANAGGVATSALEMQQNASRDSWTFDYTDGRLHTIMSNIFKMSDETAKEYDREGDYIVGSNIAGFKKVADAMLAQGVI; from the coding sequence ATGACCAACATCGAACAGGAAGTAGCTAGCTACTACGACAAGCTTCTCAAGCGCAACGCCGGTGAGCCGGAGTTCCACCAGGCGGTCGCCGAGGTTCTGGACTCGCTCAAGATCGTCCTAGAGAAGGACAACTACTACGCCGACTACGGCCTCATCGAGCGTCTCTGCGAGCCGGAGCGCCAGATCATCTTCCGTGTTCCTTGGACCGACGACAACAACCAGGTTCGCGTCAACCGCGGCTTCCGCGTGCAGTTCAACTCCGCGCTCGGCCCCTACAAGGGCGGTCTGCGCTTCCACCCCTCGGTCAACCTAGGCATCATCAAGTTCCTGGGCTTCGAGCAGATCTTCAAGAACTCCCTGACCGGTCTGCCCATCGGCGGCGGCAAGGGCGGTTCCGACTTCGACCCCAAGGGTAAGTCCGAGGGTGAAGTCATGCGCTTCTGCCAGTCCTTCATGACCGAGCTGTGGCGCCACATCGGCGAGTACCGTGACGTGCCCGCCGGCGACATCGGCGTCGGTGGCCGGGAGATCGGCTTCCTCTTCGGCCAGTACCGCCGCCTGGCCAACCAGCACGAGTCCGGCGTCCTCACCGGCAAGGGCCTGACCTGGGGCGGCTCCCTCGTGCGTACCGAGGCCACCGGTTACGGCTGCGTGTACTTCACCGACGAGATGATGAAGGCGCGCGGCGAGTCTCTCGACGGTGCCAAGGTCATCGTCTCCGGCTCAGGCAACGTGGCTATCTACGCCATCGAGAAGGCCCAGGAGCTCGGCGCCACCGTCGTCGGATTCTCCGACTCTTCCGGCTGGGTCGAGACCCCGAACGGAGTTGACGTTGAGTTACTCAAGGACGTCAAGGAGAACCGCCGCGAGCGCGTCTCCGCCTACGTCGACGAGACTCAGGGCGCTTCCTTCCACGACGCCGGCAGCATCTGGGACCTGTCCGCGGATGTGGCGCTGCCGTGCGCGACGCAGAACGAGCTGGGTGGCGAGCACGCCAAGAAACTCGTGGCCAACGGCGTGAAGTACGTCGCCGAGGGCGCAAACATGCCGTCGACCCCGGAGGCCGTCGAGGTCTTCCGCGAGAACAAGGTCAGCTTCGGACCGGGCAAAGCTGCCAACGCCGGCGGCGTGGCTACATCGGCACTCGAGATGCAGCAGAACGCTTCCCGCGACTCCTGGACTTTCGACTACACCGACGGCCGACTCCACACGATCATGTCCAACATCTTCAAGATGTCGGATGAGACCGCGAAGGAATACGACCGCGAGGGTGACTACATCGTCGGTTCCAACATCGCCGGCTTCAAGAAGGTCGCCGACGCCATGCTGGCGCAGGGCGTGATCTAA